A genomic window from Solanum dulcamara chromosome 11, daSolDulc1.2, whole genome shotgun sequence includes:
- the LOC129873987 gene encoding probable arabinosyltransferase ARAD1, translating to MNPRPKLRSPPPFSAVSPASPPKSLINKMPRKLTLRPTLTLATTLFSILALYAFFNTFIFSNPPNNVASVSFSRNYDTQNLKSVKVYMYDLPRKFTYGVIESYALARGGEKQSDDSLLKYPGNQHSAEWYLFSDLNRPSLERVGSAVTRVMDPEEADIFYVPFFSSLSLVANPIRSNNAVVAPVERPAYSDEETQESLIEWLEQQEYWKRNNGWDHVFICQDPNALYKVVDKVKNGVLLVSDFGRLARNQASLVKDVILPYSHRINTYTGDIGVENRHSLLFFMGNRYRKEGGKIRDLLFQLLEKEEDVIIKHGAQSRESRREARKGMHTSKFCLHPAGDTPSACRLFDAIVSLCVPVIISDYIELPFEDVVDYRKIAVFVDSNTAVKPGFLVKKLRKVSMERILEYQRELKKVKHYYEYEDPNGTVKEIWRQVSLKLPLVRLMINRDKRLVKRELTEPDCSCLCSNQTGILSTL from the exons ATGAATCCAAGACCCAAACTCCGATCACCGCCACCGTTCTCCGCCGTCTCTCCGGCTTCTCCACCCAAATCCCTAATCAACAAAATGCCCAGAAAATTAACCCTCAGACCAACTCTTACACTTGCCACTACTTTGTTCTCAATTTTAGCTCTATATGCTTTCTTCAACACCTTCATCTTCTCAAACCCACCAAACAATGTCGCCAGTGTTAGTTTCAGCAGGAATTACGATACCCAGAATTTGAAATCTGTGAAAGTTTACATGTATGATCTGCCTAGGAAGTTTACGTATGGGGTTATTGAGAGCTATGCGTTGGCAAGAGGTGGAGAGAAGCAGAGTGATGATTCGTTGCTCAAGTATCCTGGGAATCAGCATTCTGCTGAGTGGTATTTGTTTTCTGACCTGAATCGGCCGAGTTTAGAACGGGTCGGGTCGGCTGTTACTCGGGTTATGGACCCGGAGGAAGCTGACATTTTCTATGTGCCTTTCTTCTCGTCGTTGAGTCTTGTGGCGAATCCGATTAGATCCAATAATGCTGTTGTTGCACCTGTGGAGAGGCCTGCTTATAGCGATGAGGAAACGCAG GAGTCTTTAATTGAATGGTTGGAGCAGCAGGAGTATTGGAAAAGGAACAATGGCTGGGATCACGTGTTTATATGCCAGGATCCTAATGCTTTATACAAAGTTGTGGATAAGGTGAAGAATGGAGTGCTGTTAGTTTCTGATTTTGGAAGGCTGGCTCGTAATCAGGCATCTCTTGTTAAGGATGTCATCTTGCCCTACTCACATCGGATTAACACATACACAGGGGATATTGGCGTTGAAAATCGGCATTCCTTGCTCTTCTTCATGGGCAATCGATACAGAAAGGAG GGAGGAAAGATTCGTGATTTGCTTTTTCAATTgcttgagaaagaagaagacgTCATCATAAAACATGGTGCACAATCTAGGGAGAGCCGTCGTGAGGCAAGAAAAGGGATGCACACTTCAAAATTTTGTCTGCATCCAGCTGGTGATACTCCATCAGCTTGCCGCCTTTTTGATGCTATTGTGAGCTTGTGTGTCCCTGTAATCATCAGTGATTACATTGAATTGCCATTTGAGGATGTTGTAGACTACAGGAAAATTGCAGTTTTTGTAGACTCTAACACTGCTGTGAAGCCGGGGTTCTTGGTTAAAAAGCTCAGGAAAGTAAGCATGGAGAGGATTTTGGAATATCAACGGGAGCTGAAAAAG GTGAAGCATTACTATGAATATGAGGACCCAAATGGAACAGTAAAAGAAATTTGGCGACAGGTCTCTTTGAAGTTACCACTTGTTAGGTTAATGATCAATCGTGACAAACGTCTGGTGAAAAGAGAGCTCACTGAACCAGATTGCTCTTGTCTCTGTTCAAACCAGACAGGGATCTTGTCGACATTGTGA
- the LOC129873536 gene encoding uncharacterized protein LOC129873536: MDSHLKIKNSLEKNEFISHRDHPFPCRFRYISEVNVVQQSLIKNHQSNYSSTTIDEIQRVGNDKYKHFSHRHNLLTYSLRASDCVHCYFCKTTISGMSYGCKRCRYFLHESCFEFPQVIEHLAHPGHQLILKYNTPSIDTNIQFNCKACHVGDNPALLFNFHYSCDHCDFALHMGCASMPYKVLHKDMTLSVFYSNPLRNEAGPLLCDICNHSIDKSNNSWVYYDYSHNFVTHFGCVADSLYGKGGNDKDYIIGVQNGLTNLDGDDTSIVNYQQNEHKGSQYKRFFHRHVLQQLDRSMDNSVKNRKCGICGTDLSTDKKRGCLSCDFIIHERCSFLPEKIQHPFHPHPLTLIPKKDGVEVQCIGCRQSNGCPTNYTVLYQCKICEFQLHPSCAACPRRLKKLDLTLCYSFPYKNEVSKLYCNYCSKVINKDQWLYYGRSNDEKRHITCQLAVGVSNCYVTLRDLEVE, encoded by the coding sequence ATGGACTcccatttgaaaatcaaaaacTCTTTAGAGAAAAACGAATTCATCTCTCATCGAGATCATCCCTTCCCTTGTCGATTTCGTTACATATCTGAAGTAAACGTTGTTCAACAATCATTGATCAAAAATCATCAATCGAACTATAGTAGTACTACTATTGATGAGATACAAAGAGTTGGAAACGACAAATATAAACATTTTAGTCATCGACACAATTTGTTAACGTACTCGTTACGTGCCTCGGATTGTGTGCACTGCTATTTCTGTAAGACAACAATTTCAGGTATGTCGTACGGGTGCAAACGTTGTAGGTACTTTCTACATGAGTCATGTTTCGAATTCCCACAAGTCATTGAACATTTGGCTCACCCCGGACATCAACTAATTCTCAAGTATAATACTCCATCAATCGATActaatattcaatttaattgcaaagcctgtcACGTCGGTGATAATCCTGCTTTGTTGTTCAACTTTCATTATTCTTGCGATCATTGTGATTTTGCTCTTCATATGGGGTGTGCATCTATGCCTTATAAAGTTCTTCACAAGGATATGACATTGTCTGTATTTTACTCAAATCCTTTGAGGAATGAAGCCGGACCACTACTTTGTGACATTTGTAACCACTCGATAGACAAATCGAATAATTCTTGGGTATATTATGACTATAGTCATAATTTTGTGACACATTTTGGGTGTGTTGCTGATTCTTTATATGGAAAAGGAGGAAATGATAAAGATTACATCATTGGTGTTCAGAATGGATTGACAAATCTTGATGGTGATGACACTTCTATAGTAAACTATCAACAGAATGAACATAAAGGATCACAATATAAGCGATTTTTTCATCGACATGTTTTGCAACAATTGGATAGGTCGATGGACAATAGTGTCAAGAATCGAAAATGTGGAATTTGTGGTACGGATCTAAGTACAGACAAGAAAAGAGGATGTTTGAGTTGTGATTTTATAATTCACGAGAGGTGTTCTTTTTTGCCTGAGAAAATTCAACATCCTTTTCATCCACATCCACTCACACTCATTCCTAAAAAAGACGGAGTTGAAGTTCAATGCATTGGATGTCGTCAATCTAATGGTTGTCCCACCAACTACACAGTTTTGTACCAATGCAAGATTTGTGAATTTCAACTTCATCCATCATGTGCTGCTTGTCCAAGGAGACTTAAAAAACTTGATTTAACTTTGTGTTACTCTTTTCCTTATAAGAATGAGGTATCAAAGCTCTATTGCAACTATTGTTCAAAAGTCATCAACAAGGATCAATGGTTGTACTATGGAAGAAGTAACGATGAGAAGAGACACATTACTTGTCAATTGGCTGTCGGTGTTTCGAATTGTTATGTCACATTACGCGATTTAGAGgtagaataa
- the LOC129872227 gene encoding ankyrin repeat-containing protein ITN1-like, producing the protein MENIPKLQLGRMLSIPTCFPQRNSVPSTATSSDGISLRNNSSNTRSSSPQHAVAIHLPEATVLPTPIQNEAVSRPTAPDPQTLPTSFLRQRTKPINLTMYVPLCQAALGGNWEKARKFFTLHPDATSARITKGWDTALHIAAGANKVQFVEELVKLMNPLELSLQNKYENTALCFAAASGLTRIAKVMVMKNRFLPMVRGSKGVTPLHMAALLGHREMVWYLYSVTDHQYLSKEDYISLLIASINSNLFDVALYILQQMPELGIERDQNEDTILHVLARKPLAFSDKTGFGTWQRLVYAYVSVHLQNRSSNMPSGSREKNNTNAYLFITRVIQHLLKAIGVRKAMETKLMHLQSLELVKYSWKEVLLLSDSQIGNLLRSPSRPLFVAAELGNFEFIVELIQSYPDLIWKVDEESRSIFHIAVIHRHEKIYKLIYNIGSHKDIITSYKSTNNENILHLAAKLAPTNRLGIVSGAALQMQRELLWFKEVETIVQASYKEMKDSKGRTPGILFTEEHKELVKEGEKWMKETASSCMLVAALITTVMFAAIFTVPGGNNNDTGTAIFLKEKAFIIFSMMDALALFSSVISILMFLSILTSRYAEEDFLCTLPKRLIIGFITLFVAIAAMLVAFCSSFFIVLGHQMAWVMIPAAALASIPITLFAFLQFPLLADMIRSSYGSGIFTFTSKDTIY; encoded by the exons ATGGAAAACATCCCAAAACTACAACTGGGACGTATGCTTTCAATTCCAACATGCTTTCCACAGAGAAACTCAGTACCAAGCACTGCAACATCATCAGACGGGATTTCTTTGAGAAACAACAGTAGCAATACAAGAAGTTCTAGTCCACAGCATGCTGTTGCAATTCACTTACCTGAAGCTACAGTACTGCCTACTCCCATTCAAAATGAAGCTGTCTCTAGGCCTACCGCTCCTGATCCTCAGACGCTTCCCACTTCCTTTCTTAGGCAAA GGACTAAACCAATAAATCTTACCATGTATGTGCCACTCTGCCAAGCAGCATTAGGCGGTAACTGGGAAAAGGCTAGAAAATTTTTCACTCTGCATCCTGATGCAACATCCGCCAGGATCACAAAAGGGTGGGACACTGCTCTTCACATTGCTGCTGGGGCTAACAAGGTTCAGTTTGTCGAAGAACTGGTTAAACTTATGAATCCACTAGAACTGTCACTGCAAAACAAATATGAGAATACTGCACTTTGCTTTGCTGCTGCATCGGGACTAACAAGGATTGCAAAAGTTATGGTAATGAAAAATCGATTCTTGCCAATGGTTAGGGGCAGCAAGGGAGTCACACCACTACACATGGCTGCTCTACTAGGGCACAGAGAGATGGTGTGGTATCTTTATTCAGTGACAGATCATCAGTATCTAAGCAAAGAGGACTATATTAGCCTACTCATTGCTAGTATAAACTCCAATTTATTTG ATGTTGCTTTATATATACTTCAGCAAATGCCTGAATTAGGCATTGAACGAGATCAAAATGAAGACACGATACTCCATGTTTTAGCACGAAAGCCCTTGGCATTTTCTGACAAAACTGGATTTGGAACCTGGCAAAGACTTGTTTACGCAT ATGTCTCTGTTCATTTGCAGAATAGATCAAGCAACATGCCCAGTGGCTcaagggaaaaaaataataccAATG CTTACCTGTTCATCACAAGGGTAATTCAGCATCTACTAAAAGCAATCG GTGTTAGAAAAGCTATGGAGACAAAATTAATGCATTTACAATCCCTTGAGTTGGTAAAATATTCATGGAAAGAAGTTCTCTTGTTAAGTGATTCACAAATTGGGAACTTACTTAGAAGTCCTTCGCGGCCATTGTTTGTAGCAGCAGAGTTGGGAAATTTTGAGTTCATAGTAGAGCTTATTCAGTCTTATCCAGATCTCATCTGGAAGGTTGATGAGGAAAGTCGAAGCATCTTTCACATTGCTGTCATACACCGCCATGAAAAGATCTACAAACTAATCTACAACATAGGATCACACAAAGATATAATTACGTCCTACAAAAGCACAAATAATGAGAACATTTTACACTTGGCTGCAAAGTTGGCTCCTACAAATCGACTTGGTATTGTATCAGGTGCAGCACTTCAGATGCAACGGGAGTTATTGTGGTTTAAG GAAGTTGAGACTATTGTTCAAGCCTCATATAAGGAGATGAAAGACTCAAAAGGTCGAACACCAGGAATTCTGTTCACCGAGGAGCACAaggaattggttaaagagggAGAGAAGTGGATGAAGGAAACGGCATCATCTTGCATGCTTGTTGCTGCACTAATTACAACAGTAATGTTTGCAGCAATCTTTACTGTGCCAGGAGGGAACAATAATGATACAGGCACCGCTATTTTTCTTAAAGAGAAAGCATTCATAATTTTCTCTATGATGGATGCATTGGCATTGTTTTCTTCAGTAATCTCTATATTGATGTTCTTGTCCATCCTCACTTCACGCTATGCCGAAGAAGACTTCCTGTGTACTTTACCAAAAAGGTTGATCATTGGCTTCATCACGCTCTTTGTTGCTATAGCAGCAATGTTGGTAGCATTTTGTTCAAGCTTTTTCATCGTGCTTGGGCATCAAATGGCCTGGGTTATGATCCCAGCGGCAGCACTTGCTAGCattcctataactttatttGCATTTCTGCAATTTCCTCTCTTGGCTGATATGATCAGATCTTCCTATGGTTCAGGAATATTCACTTTTACAAGTAAGGATacaatttattga